A segment of the Syntrophales bacterium genome:
AACCTGCCTCCTGGGTAACCATGAGGAAATGCTGATGAACTACATCGAAGGACAAGACAAGGAGGCTGAGTACGTGTTTTTACGCAACGGCGGAACGGCAACGGTCCTCTCCTACGGCTACCGCGACGACGGGAACGACAGGATCATCGATGTACCCCCGCCTCACCTCGAGTTTTTTGAAACGCTCCTCCCCCTCTATGAAACGGACGATTACATCTTCGCCCATGCCGGCCTGAGACCGGGAACGGATCCGGCCGGGCAGGACCGGAGTGACCTCCTCTGGATCCGAGGTGAATTCATACACTCCTCCTATGATTTCGGAAAAACAGTTGTCTTCGGCCACACGCCCTTCGCGTCTCCCTTGCTGGAAGACGATAAAATAGGCATAGATACGGGCGCCGTCTACGGGGGGAACCTGACCTGTATCGAATTGCCCTCCCGAAAAATCTACCAGGTGTGATCCATGCCCACCATAGAGTGTGTGCCAAATTTCAGTGAAGGCCGCCGCCGGGAAATTCTGGAGGAAATCGTCGGCGCCGCCTCGAAGGAGCAGGGGGTGAGGATCGCGGACTTCAGCCTGGATCCTGACCACAACCGGAGCGTCCTCACGCTCATCGGCGAACCCGATCCTCTGGTTTCGGCGGTTCTGGCGGCATCA
Coding sequences within it:
- a CDS encoding serine/threonine protein phosphatase; the encoded protein is MERIFAIGDIHGCITMLEELVALLPLDKDADRLLFIGDYIDRGMHSKEVVDCIIDLKQRCKRVTCLLGNHEEMLMNYIEGQDKEAEYVFLRNGGTATVLSYGYRDDGNDRIIDVPPPHLEFFETLLPLYETDDYIFAHAGLRPGTDPAGQDRSDLLWIRGEFIHSSYDFGKTVVFGHTPFASPLLEDDKIGIDTGAVYGGNLTCIELPSRKIYQV